Proteins encoded in a region of the Mesoflavibacter profundi genome:
- a CDS encoding YceI family protein: MKKLVFNLFTVAALGLAVVACKNEKKAETTDAKEVQEVAASAKYKAIPENSMIMWKANKIVGGHEGTINVSNGVANLEGDKLVGGSFIFDINTINPTDIPKEEESHAKLTSHLKNADFFDVENHDTAVFEITSVEGNNVSGNLTLKGIKKNVTFPAQVTVNGDELTISSETFTIDRTEWGIEYNSGKVMDPAKLGDYLIKDDVELKVMVKAKKA, encoded by the coding sequence ATGAAAAAATTAGTATTTAACTTATTTACAGTTGCAGCATTAGGACTTGCTGTTGTTGCTTGTAAAAACGAAAAGAAAGCTGAAACTACAGACGCTAAAGAAGTACAAGAAGTAGCTGCATCTGCAAAATATAAAGCTATTCCAGAAAACTCTATGATTATGTGGAAAGCTAATAAAATTGTTGGTGGACACGAAGGTACAATTAACGTATCTAATGGTGTTGCTAATCTTGAAGGTGATAAATTAGTTGGTGGATCTTTTATTTTTGACATCAATACAATTAATCCTACAGATATTCCTAAAGAAGAAGAAAGTCACGCTAAGTTAACTAGCCACTTAAAAAATGCCGATTTCTTTGATGTTGAAAATCACGATACTGCTGTATTTGAAATCACTAGCGTTGAAGGTAACAACGTAAGCGGAAACTTAACTTTAAAAGGTATTAAGAAAAACGTAACTTTTCCTGCTCAAGTAACTGTTAATGGTGATGAGTTAACTATTTCTAGTGAAACTTTTACAATTGATAGAACAGAATGGGGAATTGAATATAACTCTGGAAAAGTAATGGATCCTGCAAAATTAGGTGATTACTTAATTAAAGATGATGTTGAGTTAAAAGTTATGGTAAAAGCTAAAAAAGCATAG
- a CDS encoding branched-chain amino acid aminotransferase, with protein MGTINKNEIQIFKTENSKIDQIDFNNLAFGQVFSDHMLTCDFKDGIWQKPIIEPYGPISLMPSSKIFHYGQSIFEGMKAYKDKNGDVFLFRPMENVKRLNKSAKRLAIPELPEDYFMEGLKVLLEVEKDWIPEQEGSSLYIRPFVFATGEGFHASPANQYKFIIALAPSGAYFAGKVRVLIEENYSRSANGGVGFAKAGGNYAGQFYPTQLAKDKGYQQVIWTDDTSHEYIEEAGAMNVFVRIKDTLLTSPTSDRILDGVTRKSVLKIAEDEGIKTEVRKVKVSEIVEAAKKGELKEMFGAGTAAVISPISGFGFRDEDFELPELENSFAMRIKKRIVDIQTNKAEDPFGWRVQV; from the coding sequence ATGGGAACAATAAATAAAAACGAAATTCAAATTTTCAAAACCGAAAATTCTAAAATAGATCAAATAGATTTTAATAATCTAGCATTTGGACAAGTATTTTCTGATCATATGTTAACCTGCGATTTTAAAGATGGTATTTGGCAAAAACCTATTATTGAGCCTTACGGACCAATTAGTTTGATGCCTTCTTCTAAGATTTTTCATTATGGTCAATCTATTTTTGAAGGAATGAAAGCCTACAAAGATAAAAATGGTGATGTGTTTTTATTTAGACCAATGGAAAACGTAAAACGTTTAAATAAATCTGCAAAACGTCTTGCTATTCCAGAACTTCCTGAAGATTATTTTATGGAAGGTTTAAAGGTACTTCTTGAAGTTGAAAAAGATTGGATTCCAGAACAAGAAGGTAGCTCTTTATACATAAGACCTTTTGTTTTTGCAACTGGTGAAGGTTTTCATGCATCGCCTGCAAATCAATATAAATTTATTATTGCCTTAGCGCCTTCAGGTGCTTATTTTGCTGGAAAAGTTAGAGTTTTAATTGAAGAAAACTACTCGCGTTCTGCAAATGGTGGCGTTGGTTTTGCAAAAGCTGGTGGTAATTACGCAGGTCAATTTTATCCTACGCAACTAGCAAAAGATAAAGGTTACCAACAAGTGATTTGGACAGACGATACGTCTCATGAATACATTGAAGAAGCTGGCGCAATGAATGTTTTTGTAAGAATAAAAGATACCTTATTAACGTCTCCAACTAGTGATCGTATTTTGGATGGTGTGACTAGAAAAAGTGTTTTAAAAATTGCTGAAGACGAAGGTATTAAAACAGAAGTTAGAAAAGTAAAAGTTAGCGAAATTGTTGAAGCTGCTAAAAAAGGTGAGCTTAAAGAAATGTTTGGTGCTGGTACAGCTGCTGTAATTTCTCCTATTTCTGGATTTGGATTTAGAGATGAAGATTTTGAATTACCAGAATTAGAAAACTCTTTTGCTATGCGTATTAAAAAGCGTATTGTAGATATACAAACTAACAAAGCTGAAGATCCTTTTGGATGGAGAGTACAGGTTTAA
- the dnaJ gene encoding molecular chaperone DnaJ, translating to MAKRDYYEILGIEKSASQAEIKKAYRKQAIKYHPDKNPDNPKAEAKFKEAAEAYEVLSDENKKARYDQFGHQAFEGAGGFGGGGMNMDDIFSQFGDIFGGAFGGGGFSGFGGGFSGGQRRVKGSNLRVRLKLSLEEIANGVEKKIKVKRKVQASGTTYKTCTTCNGSGQVTRVTNTILGRMQTSAPCNTCGGAGQIIDKKPKDADAQGLIIKEETIPVNIPAGVVDGMQLKVSGKGNEAPGNGISGDLLVAIEELPHENLQREGDNLHYDLYVSLPDAILGASKEIDTVTGKVRIKIEAGVQSGKILRLRGKGIPSINGYGKGDLLVHVNVWTPKTLNKTQKEFFENMKDDEHFTPKPDTGDKSFFEKVKDMFS from the coding sequence ATGGCAAAAAGAGACTATTACGAAATATTAGGTATTGAAAAATCAGCATCGCAAGCCGAAATAAAAAAGGCTTACCGTAAGCAAGCTATTAAATACCATCCAGATAAAAACCCTGATAATCCAAAAGCAGAAGCTAAATTTAAAGAAGCTGCAGAAGCTTACGAAGTCTTAAGTGACGAGAATAAGAAAGCGCGTTATGATCAATTTGGTCACCAAGCGTTTGAAGGCGCTGGCGGATTTGGTGGCGGCGGTATGAATATGGACGACATATTTAGCCAATTTGGAGATATCTTTGGTGGCGCTTTTGGAGGCGGAGGATTTTCTGGCTTTGGTGGCGGTTTTAGTGGCGGACAACGTCGTGTAAAAGGAAGTAATTTACGAGTTAGATTAAAATTATCTTTAGAAGAAATTGCAAATGGCGTAGAAAAAAAGATAAAAGTAAAACGTAAAGTTCAAGCATCTGGAACAACCTATAAAACCTGTACAACATGTAATGGTTCTGGACAAGTTACACGAGTAACAAACACCATTTTAGGACGCATGCAAACATCTGCACCATGTAATACATGTGGCGGAGCAGGACAAATTATCGATAAAAAACCTAAAGACGCAGATGCTCAAGGGTTAATTATAAAAGAAGAAACTATACCTGTAAATATTCCAGCTGGAGTTGTAGATGGAATGCAACTTAAAGTGTCTGGAAAAGGTAACGAAGCGCCAGGTAATGGTATTTCTGGTGATTTATTAGTTGCGATAGAAGAATTGCCACACGAAAACCTACAAAGAGAAGGCGATAACTTACATTACGATTTGTACGTAAGTTTACCAGACGCCATTTTAGGAGCATCTAAAGAAATAGATACAGTTACAGGAAAAGTTAGAATTAAAATAGAAGCAGGTGTACAATCAGGTAAAATTTTACGCTTACGCGGAAAAGGAATACCTAGTATAAATGGTTACGGAAAAGGTGATTTATTAGTGCATGTTAATGTTTGGACACCAAAAACTTTAAATAAAACTCAAAAAGAATTTTTCGAAAATATGAAAGATGACGAGCATTTTACACCAAAACCAGATACAGGTGATAAATCCTTTTTTGAGAAAGTAAAAGACATGTTTTCATAA
- a CDS encoding mechanosensitive ion channel family protein has translation MQGKVEEKIEKIEDAIVESTMWEKFSDFLNLHIDFSDKITVSVRDLIIIVSVIFITTIFLRILLKVLTRRLPEEDKGKFSVVYGYFRWLIYVIILLITLNGIGVNVTAVFAASAALLIGIGLALQTFFQDIISGVFILIDQSAHVGDIIEIDGKVGRVEEIKLRTTRAVTIDNKVLIIPNHLYLTNILYNWTQNGTSTRESITVGVAYGSDVELVKKLLLQAAESHEAVLKHPAATVLFTDFGDSALTFKLIFTLNDSFNAVMPKSDIRFTINKLFKDHNISIPFPQRDVHIIHKPNEEKPS, from the coding sequence ATGCAAGGTAAAGTCGAAGAAAAAATAGAAAAAATTGAAGATGCTATTGTAGAGAGCACGATGTGGGAAAAATTTTCAGATTTTTTAAATCTGCATATAGATTTTTCAGATAAAATAACGGTTTCTGTTAGAGATCTTATCATTATAGTTAGCGTTATATTTATAACCACTATATTTTTAAGAATTTTACTTAAAGTCTTAACAAGACGATTACCGGAAGAAGATAAAGGTAAGTTTAGTGTAGTGTATGGTTATTTTAGATGGCTTATCTATGTTATAATATTACTTATTACTTTAAACGGAATTGGTGTAAATGTCACCGCAGTTTTCGCAGCATCTGCAGCACTTTTAATAGGTATTGGTTTAGCATTACAAACCTTTTTTCAGGATATAATTTCTGGAGTTTTTATTCTTATCGATCAATCGGCTCACGTTGGTGATATTATAGAAATAGATGGTAAAGTAGGTCGTGTAGAAGAGATTAAACTACGTACCACAAGAGCTGTAACTATAGATAATAAAGTATTAATTATACCTAATCATTTATACTTAACTAACATATTGTATAACTGGACGCAAAACGGTACATCTACAAGAGAAAGTATTACTGTTGGAGTTGCTTATGGTAGTGATGTCGAGTTGGTTAAAAAATTACTTTTACAAGCTGCCGAATCACACGAAGCCGTATTAAAACATCCTGCAGCAACCGTTTTATTTACAGATTTTGGTGACAGTGCATTAACATTTAAGTTAATTTTCACTTTAAACGATAGTTTTAATGCTGTAATGCCTAAAAGTGATATTAGATTTACAATAAATAAGTTATTTAAAGACCATAACATTAGCATTCCTTTCCCGCAAAGAGATGTTCATATTATACATAAACCAAATGAAGAAAAACCAAGCTAA
- a CDS encoding DUF4920 domain-containing protein, giving the protein MKKYLLIIAVAAAFYACKEETKNNVEEQVVEKEVVEVKYKSFGKEIMADDAIAANSMLTHYKDLKVGDTIDTKVKLKVNEVCQAKGCWMTADLGDGNEVRVTFKDYGFFMPKNISGEEVIVNGKAFVKEMPVEELRHYAEDAGKSKEEIEAITDPERTYSLVADGVLLVEK; this is encoded by the coding sequence ATGAAAAAATACCTATTAATCATTGCTGTAGCTGCAGCATTTTACGCTTGTAAAGAAGAAACCAAAAACAATGTAGAAGAACAAGTTGTTGAAAAAGAAGTTGTTGAGGTAAAATACAAGTCTTTTGGAAAAGAAATTATGGCAGACGATGCTATTGCTGCTAACTCTATGTTAACGCACTATAAAGATTTAAAAGTAGGTGATACGATAGATACTAAAGTAAAACTTAAAGTTAACGAAGTTTGCCAAGCTAAAGGTTGTTGGATGACTGCAGATTTAGGCGATGGAAACGAAGTAAGAGTTACTTTTAAAGATTATGGATTTTTCATGCCAAAAAACATTTCTGGTGAAGAAGTAATAGTAAACGGTAAAGCTTTTGTAAAAGAAATGCCTGTTGAAGAATTACGTCATTATGCAGAAGACGCTGGTAAATCTAAAGAAGAAATTGAAGCGATCACAGATCCAGAACGCACGTATTCTTTAGTCGCAGATGGTGTTTTGTTAGTAGAAAAATAA
- a CDS encoding nucleotide exchange factor GrpE: MSKKNKEENHIEEDVKTASNTTNAVNDADNNTEEISVEDKLKEELQQEKDKFLRLFAEFENYKKRTSRERIELFQTASKDVMVAMLPVLDDFERALLHIEEDKEAEELRKGVLLIYNKLLQTLQQKGLTKIEVEKGDKFDADHHEAVTQIPAPTEDLKGKIVDVIEKGYKLGETVIRFPKVVIGQ, translated from the coding sequence ATGAGTAAAAAAAATAAAGAAGAAAACCATATAGAAGAAGACGTTAAAACAGCTTCTAATACAACAAATGCTGTAAATGATGCAGATAATAACACAGAAGAAATATCTGTAGAAGACAAGCTAAAAGAAGAATTACAGCAAGAAAAAGATAAGTTTTTACGCTTATTTGCAGAATTTGAAAATTATAAAAAACGTACATCTAGAGAGCGTATAGAGTTATTTCAAACAGCAAGTAAAGATGTAATGGTAGCAATGTTACCAGTATTAGACGATTTTGAACGTGCCTTATTACATATCGAAGAAGACAAAGAGGCAGAAGAATTACGTAAAGGTGTTCTATTAATTTACAATAAATTGCTACAAACACTTCAACAAAAAGGATTAACAAAAATTGAAGTAGAAAAAGGCGATAAATTTGATGCAGATCATCACGAAGCGGTAACACAAATACCAGCTCCAACAGAAGATTTAAAAGGTAAAATTGTAGATGTTATAGAAAAAGGTTACAAATTAGGCGAAACCGTTATACGTTTCCCTAAGGTAGTAATTGGACAATAA
- a CDS encoding ABC transporter permease, with product MNHLPLIIKREYLTKVKNKAFLIMTILSPLIFIALIAVVAYLSQLNNDSQRHISVLDESGYLTDVFKDSKEIKYDILEGKQLEDAKQIVKTNDNYGLLYIEEINDLSDAKNKVQFYSKETPALSLISDLEKLIETELTHKNLANKGIDTKLIDDSKIRIDISQENFSGEKSSKFDSVVKLAFGGAAGYLLFMFIIIYGNMIMRSVIEEKTSRIIEVIISSVKPIQLMLGKIIGTSLAGITQFLIWLILGGVLMVIVTAIFGIDLAQIQSPQQQMMQQAMTDPDAAEKAQIIFSAFFNLPLANLIIAFLLFFISGYLLYSSLYAAIGAAVDNETDTQQFMLPILMPLILAVYVGMFTVIEDPHGTVSTVFSFIPFTSPVVMLMRIPFGVPIWQQIVSLTLLIGTFLFTVWFAAKIYRVGILMYGKKPSYKELIKWIKY from the coding sequence ATGAATCATCTTCCACTTATTATAAAAAGAGAATATTTAACAAAGGTTAAAAACAAAGCGTTTTTAATTATGACTATTTTAAGTCCGTTAATATTTATAGCACTAATTGCAGTTGTCGCTTATTTATCGCAGTTAAATAATGACTCACAAAGACATATTTCTGTATTAGATGAATCAGGATATTTAACAGATGTATTTAAAGATTCTAAAGAAATTAAATACGATATCTTAGAAGGAAAGCAATTAGAAGATGCAAAACAAATTGTAAAAACAAACGACAATTACGGTTTGCTTTACATAGAAGAAATAAATGATCTTTCAGACGCAAAAAATAAAGTTCAGTTTTATTCTAAAGAAACACCAGCATTATCTTTAATTTCAGATTTAGAGAAGTTGATAGAAACAGAATTAACCCATAAAAATCTTGCTAATAAAGGTATTGATACAAAGTTAATAGACGATTCTAAAATTAGAATAGATATTTCTCAAGAAAATTTCTCAGGAGAGAAATCTTCAAAATTTGACAGTGTAGTAAAATTAGCGTTTGGTGGCGCTGCAGGTTATTTACTTTTTATGTTTATCATAATTTATGGAAACATGATTATGCGTAGCGTTATTGAAGAAAAAACTAGCCGAATTATAGAGGTTATCATTTCATCTGTAAAACCAATACAGTTAATGTTAGGTAAGATTATTGGTACATCTTTAGCAGGTATTACCCAATTTTTAATTTGGTTAATTTTAGGTGGCGTTTTAATGGTAATTGTTACAGCTATTTTTGGTATAGATTTAGCGCAAATACAGTCGCCACAACAACAAATGATGCAGCAAGCTATGACAGATCCAGATGCTGCAGAAAAAGCACAAATTATTTTTTCGGCATTCTTCAACTTACCTTTAGCTAACTTGATTATAGCCTTTTTGTTGTTTTTTATTAGTGGTTATTTATTATATAGTTCTTTATATGCAGCAATTGGTGCAGCAGTAGATAACGAGACAGATACACAGCAGTTTATGTTGCCAATTTTAATGCCTTTAATTTTAGCGGTTTATGTTGGTATGTTTACGGTGATTGAAGATCCGCATGGAACCGTAAGTACCGTATTTTCGTTTATACCATTTACTTCTCCAGTAGTAATGTTAATGCGTATACCATTTGGCGTACCCATTTGGCAGCAAATAGTGTCCTTAACGTTATTAATAGGAACATTTTTATTTACGGTTTGGTTTGCAGCAAAAATATATAGAGTTGGTATTTTAATGTACGGTAAAAAGCCTAGTTACAAAGAACTTATTAAATGGATTAAATACTAA
- a CDS encoding ABC transporter ATP-binding protein, with the protein MSNLLEVHSVSKKFGDFTALNNVSIAVPKGSIFGLLGPNGAGKTTLIRIVNQITMPDTGHVLLDGETLKNHHIKDIGYLPEERGLYKSMKVGEQALYLAQLKGMDKAEAKKRLKIWFDRLEIGDWWNKKIQELSKGMAQKIQFVVTVLHQPKLLIFDEPFSGFDPINANLIKDEILRLRDEGATVIFSTHRMESVEELCDHIALLNKSNKILDGNLMDVKRQYKTNTFEIGINPKELSLEQELQQKFSVTPASFKTLGNDLKLNIKLTEKETANDLLNYLTTKGQVSHFVEVIPSANDIFIQTVKNN; encoded by the coding sequence ATGAGCAACTTATTAGAAGTCCATTCGGTTTCTAAAAAATTTGGAGATTTTACCGCATTAAACAATGTGTCTATTGCTGTTCCAAAAGGTAGCATTTTTGGACTATTGGGACCAAACGGTGCAGGTAAAACCACCTTAATAAGAATAGTTAATCAAATAACAATGCCCGATACTGGTCATGTGTTATTAGATGGAGAAACTTTAAAAAATCACCACATAAAAGATATTGGATATTTACCAGAAGAACGTGGTTTGTATAAATCAATGAAAGTTGGTGAGCAAGCACTTTACCTAGCTCAACTAAAAGGTATGGACAAAGCCGAAGCTAAAAAGCGTCTTAAAATATGGTTTGATAGACTAGAAATAGGTGATTGGTGGAATAAAAAAATCCAAGAGTTATCTAAAGGAATGGCTCAAAAAATACAATTTGTAGTTACGGTATTGCACCAACCTAAGTTACTAATTTTTGACGAACCTTTTTCTGGATTTGACCCTATAAATGCAAACTTAATTAAAGACGAAATTTTAAGATTAAGAGACGAAGGTGCAACAGTGATTTTTTCTACTCATCGTATGGAATCTGTAGAAGAATTGTGTGATCATATAGCTTTATTAAACAAGTCAAATAAAATTTTGGATGGTAATTTAATGGATGTAAAACGCCAATACAAAACCAATACCTTCGAAATTGGTATAAATCCAAAAGAGTTAAGCTTAGAACAAGAATTACAGCAAAAATTTAGTGTAACACCAGCAAGTTTTAAAACTTTAGGAAACGATTTAAAATTAAATATAAAACTAACTGAAAAAGAAACCGCTAACGATTTGCTAAATTACCTTACCACAAAAGGACAAGTATCTCATTTTGTAGAGGTAATTCCAAGTGCTAATGATATATTTATTCAAACGGTTAAGAATAATTAA
- a CDS encoding TIGR01777 family oxidoreductase, protein MRVLITGATGLIGKEIVKKCHEKNIAVNYLTTSKNKLSNKPNFQGFLWNPSKNEIDEACFKNVDIIINLVGASISKRWTDTYKKEIILSRTQSAQLLFNTLQNIDHHISQIISASAIGFYPSSLTNYYTEEDKQVSASFLGQVVQKWEHAIDAFKTLGISVVKIRIGLVLSKKGGALPQMIKPFKFGAGAALGSGKQWQSWIHIDDLASIFLHALEEELEGVYNGVAPNPESNNTLSKAIATTLKVPYFLPNIPKFMLNIILGEMHILLIESQRVSSKKIEDTGFQFKYYKLQRALEAELK, encoded by the coding sequence ATGCGTGTATTAATAACAGGAGCAACTGGATTGATAGGAAAAGAGATAGTTAAAAAATGTCACGAAAAAAACATTGCTGTTAATTACCTAACTACTAGTAAAAATAAACTAAGCAACAAGCCAAATTTTCAAGGGTTTTTATGGAATCCATCTAAAAATGAAATTGACGAAGCTTGTTTTAAAAATGTAGATATCATCATTAATTTAGTTGGTGCATCTATATCAAAACGGTGGACAGATACTTATAAAAAAGAAATAATTTTAAGCCGTACACAATCTGCACAATTATTATTTAATACGTTACAAAATATAGATCATCATATTTCTCAAATAATTTCAGCTAGTGCAATAGGTTTTTATCCTAGTTCTTTAACCAATTATTATACAGAAGAAGATAAGCAAGTAAGCGCTTCCTTTTTAGGTCAAGTTGTTCAAAAATGGGAACACGCTATAGATGCTTTTAAAACATTAGGAATTAGTGTAGTAAAAATTAGAATAGGTTTAGTGTTATCTAAAAAAGGTGGTGCTTTACCACAAATGATAAAACCATTTAAGTTTGGTGCTGGAGCAGCTTTAGGTTCTGGAAAACAGTGGCAATCTTGGATTCATATAGACGATTTGGCTTCGATATTTTTACATGCTTTAGAAGAAGAATTAGAAGGTGTATATAATGGTGTTGCACCTAATCCAGAATCTAATAATACGTTAAGCAAAGCAATTGCAACTACTTTAAAAGTGCCTTATTTTTTACCTAACATACCTAAATTTATGCTAAATATTATTTTAGGTGAAATGCATATTCTACTAATAGAAAGTCAACGCGTAAGTTCTAAAAAAATTGAAGATACTGGATTTCAATTTAAATATTACAAACTACAAAGAGCATTAGAAGCCGAATTAAAATAA
- the mnmD gene encoding tRNA (5-methylaminomethyl-2-thiouridine)(34)-methyltransferase MnmD — MAFNPKIEVTKDGSNTLVHPKFNTHYHSIFGAIEESNHVFIDAGLKFQQPNLQDNRCRILEVGFGSGLNAFNTLISSETLALNIDYVGVEQYPISLEITSQLNFPKAFKREDLQSTFNKMHEVEWEKVVKISEHFTLEKRQQDIFNLKDQNYFDIIYYDAFGPGSQPELWTAPIFKILYKALNNKGVLVTYCAQGAARRAMQSVGFTVQRCPGPPSKRHMLRAVK; from the coding sequence ATGGCTTTTAATCCTAAAATTGAAGTCACCAAAGACGGATCAAACACCTTAGTTCATCCTAAATTTAATACACATTATCACTCTATTTTTGGAGCGATAGAAGAATCTAACCATGTTTTTATAGATGCAGGTTTAAAGTTTCAGCAACCTAACTTACAAGATAATAGATGTCGTATTTTAGAAGTAGGTTTTGGTAGTGGATTAAATGCGTTTAACACACTAATTTCTTCAGAAACATTAGCGCTAAATATTGACTACGTTGGTGTAGAGCAATATCCAATTTCTTTAGAAATCACATCGCAGCTAAACTTTCCTAAAGCCTTTAAAAGAGAAGACTTGCAATCTACTTTTAATAAAATGCACGAGGTAGAATGGGAAAAGGTGGTAAAAATTTCAGAACATTTTACGCTAGAAAAGCGTCAACAAGATATTTTCAATTTAAAAGACCAAAATTATTTTGACATCATATACTACGATGCGTTTGGTCCTGGATCGCAACCAGAATTATGGACAGCACCAATTTTTAAAATTCTTTATAAAGCTTTAAATAATAAAGGCGTTTTAGTAACCTACTGTGCTCAAGGCGCAGCAAGACGAGCTATGCAAAGTGTTGGGTTTACTGTACAACGTTGTCCTGGTCCGCCAAGTAAAAGGCATATGTTAAGAGCTGTAAAGTAA